The Brassica napus cultivar Da-Ae unplaced genomic scaffold, Da-Ae ScsIHWf_291;HRSCAF=478, whole genome shotgun sequence genome contains a region encoding:
- the LOC125602615 gene encoding uncharacterized protein LOC125602615, which produces MRHHLIEGLKDQYMTIENPLDLWNALRHRYDHQKMVLLPKARHDWMHLRFMDFKSVDEYNSALFKIVSILRLCGEEVSDVMMLEKTYTTFNQSNSVLQQQYRTKGFATYTDLISCLLLAEANNELLMKNSGARPAGTAPLPEAHDIEKKDPKEIYYAQDNRKPYGHSRGGYRGRRRDNHNGRDSYSTGRRGNHNNRGRGSNYGRGRGSYGRGRGGISKPSYTSKSLCHRCGMDNHWAKNCRTPKHLDNKDDQMDFETSDCLKD; this is translated from the exons atgcgccatcatctcattgaaggtcttaaagatcagtacatgacgATTGAGAATCCATTGGACCTTTGGAATGCTTTAAGGcacagatatgatcaccaaaagatggtgttgcttccaaaggcaagGCACGATTGGATGCATCTCAGATTCATGGActtcaagtccgtggatgagtacAACTCGGCCTTGTTCAAAATCGTCTCAATACTAAGACTGTGTGGTGAAGAAGTATCTGATGTTatgatgcttgaaaagacctaTACGACTTTCAATCAGTCGAATTCTGTACTGCAGCAGCAGTATAGAACAAAAGGTTTTgccacatacactgatctgatctcctGTCTACTCTTGGCCGAGGCAAATAATGAGCTTCTCATGAAGAACAGTGGAGCTAGACCGGCCGGGACAGCACCATTACCCGAAGCCCATGACattgaaaagaaagatcccaagGAAATCTACTATGCCCAAGACAACAGGAAACCATACGGTCATAGCCGTGGTGGGTACAGGGGGCGTAGACGTGACAACCATAATGGTCGAGATAGCTACTCAACCGGCCGTAggggaaaccacaataaccgtggtcgtggttccaattacggtCGGGGCCGAGGGAGTTATGGCCGTGGACGAGGTGGtatatccaaaccatcttacacgtccaaGTCCTTATGTCACAGATGCGGGATGGACAatcattgggccaagaactgcAGAACTCCAAAGCACTT AGACAACAAGGATGATCAAATGGATTTTGAAACTTCTGATTGTCTAAAGGACTAG